A region of Paractinoplanes abujensis DNA encodes the following proteins:
- a CDS encoding DUF5709 domain-containing protein produces MRDNDYPTEVSDPEASGLPDTADDDSTAYDEVETGRWADGPDPAALAGVGPGGSNRFGDTAEEQREGESLDRRLRQEEPDFGAEDQLPPSRDPNDETVDSSEQRNFDADVWGASPTSDPDSQVSLYDDGQLDDDSPQPVGRLVAPDEGYGFDDEADSVAYDAGASGGGASAEELAMHETNAPRYE; encoded by the coding sequence ATGCGAGACAACGACTATCCCACCGAGGTGTCCGACCCGGAGGCCTCCGGCCTGCCCGACACCGCGGATGACGATTCGACCGCGTACGACGAGGTGGAGACCGGGCGGTGGGCCGACGGGCCCGACCCCGCGGCGCTCGCCGGTGTCGGGCCGGGCGGCTCGAACCGTTTCGGCGACACCGCGGAGGAGCAGCGTGAGGGCGAGTCCCTCGACCGCCGGCTGCGTCAGGAGGAGCCCGACTTCGGCGCGGAGGATCAGCTGCCGCCGAGCCGTGACCCCAACGACGAGACCGTCGACAGCTCCGAGCAGCGCAACTTCGACGCCGACGTGTGGGGCGCGAGCCCGACCTCCGACCCCGACTCGCAGGTGTCGCTCTACGACGACGGTCAGCTCGACGACGACAGCCCGCAGCCGGTGGGTCGCCTGGTAGCGCCCGACGAGGGCTACGGCTTCGACGACGAGGCCGACAGCGTGGCCTACGACGCGGGCGCGTCCGGCGGTGGTGCGAGCGCCGAGGAGCTCGCCATGCACGAGACGAACGCCCCGCGCTACGAGTGA
- a CDS encoding ATP-binding protein: MASELRHRVDRGSDYPLVHLTGVLNSDAAEALRAALLDVLAEQPEALLVDTGELTLPAPATLAVLRRLRDETADWPGAHLALCDARGGAAWPGLGWPIWPSAADAIAELGRPDPSHRFGLELEPALGAARRARELITEACARWDRPELAGPACIVVTELVNNVVVHARTPMVVLVAAHGDGLSVAVRDQSDHVPTFSGSPVPPTAYGGRGMLLIDSVASRWGSLRLDDGKVVWALLARADGDENDAPAASMQAPARG, from the coding sequence ATGGCGAGCGAGCTGCGGCACCGGGTCGATCGCGGGTCGGATTATCCCCTGGTCCATCTGACCGGGGTGCTGAACTCCGACGCCGCTGAGGCCCTCCGTGCGGCCCTGCTGGACGTGCTGGCCGAGCAGCCCGAGGCGCTGCTGGTCGACACGGGCGAACTGACCCTGCCCGCGCCCGCCACGCTGGCCGTGCTGCGCCGGCTGCGTGACGAGACCGCCGACTGGCCCGGCGCCCACCTCGCGCTGTGCGACGCCCGCGGCGGTGCGGCCTGGCCCGGTCTCGGCTGGCCGATCTGGCCGAGCGCCGCCGACGCGATCGCCGAGCTCGGCCGGCCCGACCCCAGCCACCGCTTCGGCCTCGAGCTGGAGCCCGCGCTGGGCGCCGCCCGCCGGGCCCGTGAGCTGATCACCGAGGCCTGCGCGCGGTGGGACCGGCCCGAACTGGCCGGCCCGGCCTGCATCGTGGTCACCGAGCTCGTCAACAACGTCGTCGTGCACGCCCGGACGCCCATGGTCGTGCTCGTCGCGGCGCACGGCGACGGGCTCAGCGTGGCCGTGCGCGACCAGTCGGACCACGTGCCCACGTTCTCGGGCAGCCCGGTGCCGCCCACGGCGTACGGGGGCCGGGGAATGCTTTTGATCGACTCGGTGGCCTCCCGCTGGGGCAGCCTGCGCCTGGACGACGGCAAGGTGGTGTGGGCGCTGCTGGCGCGGGCGGACGGGGACGAAAACGACGCCCCGGCGGCAAGCATGCAAGCCCCGGCGCGCGGGTAG
- the hisN gene encoding histidinol-phosphatase, with translation MAGYADDLSLAHLLADTADSISMGRFRALDLRVESKPDLTPVSDADTAVEQAIRSTLARARPRDGVLGEEFGATRAAAGPGTRRWVIDPIDGTKNFVRGVPIWGTLIALLEGDTPVAGLVSAPALGRRWWAARGHGAYAGKHQHAATRIQVSGVGRLADASVCYASLEGWQQVGRLQQIVDLSLAGWRSRAYGDFYGYMLLAEGALDTMVEPELSLWDMAALIPIVQEAGGTITDLTGRPPADKSSVIATNGLLHETVLTALSR, from the coding sequence ATGGCCGGTTACGCCGACGATCTTTCCCTCGCCCACCTTCTCGCCGACACCGCCGATTCGATCTCGATGGGCCGGTTCCGGGCGCTCGACCTGCGGGTCGAGAGCAAACCCGACCTGACCCCGGTCTCCGACGCCGACACGGCCGTCGAGCAGGCGATCCGGTCGACGCTGGCCCGGGCCCGCCCGCGTGACGGGGTGCTCGGCGAGGAGTTCGGCGCGACCCGCGCGGCCGCCGGCCCGGGCACCCGGCGCTGGGTGATCGACCCGATCGACGGCACCAAGAACTTCGTGCGCGGCGTCCCGATCTGGGGCACGCTGATCGCCCTGCTCGAGGGCGACACCCCGGTCGCCGGCCTGGTCAGCGCGCCCGCCTTGGGCCGCCGGTGGTGGGCCGCGCGCGGCCACGGGGCGTACGCGGGGAAGCATCAGCACGCGGCGACACGGATCCAGGTGTCCGGTGTCGGCCGGCTCGCGGACGCCAGTGTCTGCTACGCCAGTCTCGAGGGCTGGCAGCAGGTCGGCCGCCTGCAGCAGATCGTGGATCTGAGCCTGGCCGGGTGGCGGAGCCGGGCGTACGGGGATTTCTACGGCTACATGCTGCTGGCCGAGGGTGCGCTGGACACGATGGTGGAGCCGGAGTTGTCGCTGTGGGACATGGCGGCGCTGATCCCGATCGTGCAGGAGGCCGGCGGCACCATCACCGACCTGACCGGGCGCCCGCCGGCCGACAAGTCGTCGGTGATCGCCACGAACGGGCTGCTGCACGAGACAGTACTGACGGCCCTGAGCCGGTAA
- the rsgA gene encoding ribosome small subunit-dependent GTPase A has product MPARKREYDEDDVRIRPGRSSRPRTRTRPKHDDAVDALVITVDRGRYGCVREEAPPDSPVITAMRARELGRKSVVVGDRVALVGDVTGAPGALARIVRIGERTSVLRRTADDDDTTPEGRLERVVVANADQLVIVSALSDPPPRTGFIDRCLVAAYDADIEPLLCLTKADLAGPEEILGYYAELDLPYVAIHPGSDLTELRKRLAGNISVMVGHSGVGKSTLVNRLVPDALRAVGVVSAVGKGRHTSTSAVALRLPAVGKSRKDPGWIIDTPGIRSFGLAHVSAESLLHGFPDLVEGTLEDQPNCGHTAADVGCRLDAWVAEGKADPRRLESYRRLLASRAGDTDPRESEREAERADEADRRESDYEAERANEADRRESESAGEAESMGGEAEEDSAIG; this is encoded by the coding sequence CTGCCAGCACGCAAGCGGGAGTACGACGAGGACGACGTCCGGATCCGGCCGGGTCGTTCGTCGCGCCCACGCACCCGGACGCGCCCGAAGCACGACGACGCCGTGGACGCCCTGGTGATCACGGTGGACCGGGGGCGGTACGGCTGTGTCCGCGAGGAAGCGCCGCCCGACAGCCCGGTCATCACCGCGATGCGCGCCCGCGAGCTGGGCCGCAAGTCGGTGGTCGTCGGCGACCGGGTGGCCCTGGTGGGCGACGTGACGGGTGCACCGGGCGCGCTGGCTCGCATCGTGCGGATCGGCGAGCGCACCTCGGTGCTGCGCCGCACGGCCGACGACGACGACACCACCCCCGAGGGCCGGCTCGAGCGGGTGGTCGTGGCCAACGCCGACCAGCTCGTGATCGTCAGCGCGTTGTCCGACCCACCCCCGCGTACGGGGTTCATCGACCGCTGCCTCGTCGCGGCGTACGACGCGGACATCGAGCCGCTGCTGTGCCTGACCAAGGCCGATCTGGCCGGCCCGGAGGAGATCCTCGGTTACTACGCCGAGCTCGACCTGCCCTACGTGGCGATCCACCCCGGCAGCGATCTGACCGAGCTGCGCAAGCGCCTGGCCGGCAACATCTCGGTCATGGTCGGCCATTCCGGGGTGGGCAAGTCCACCCTGGTCAACCGGCTGGTGCCGGACGCGCTGCGGGCGGTCGGGGTGGTCAGCGCGGTCGGCAAGGGCCGGCACACGTCGACCAGTGCTGTGGCGCTGCGGCTGCCCGCGGTCGGCAAGAGCCGCAAGGACCCGGGCTGGATCATCGACACGCCCGGCATCCGCAGTTTCGGGTTGGCCCATGTGAGCGCCGAGAGCCTGCTGCACGGCTTCCCCGACCTGGTCGAGGGCACGCTGGAGGATCAGCCCAACTGCGGGCACACGGCGGCCGACGTGGGCTGCCGTCTGGACGCGTGGGTGGCCGAGGGCAAGGCCGATCCGCGGCGGCTGGAGTCGTACCGGCGCCTGCTGGCCTCGAGAGCCGGCGACACCGACCCGCGCGAGAGCGAACGCGAAGCCGAACGAGCCGACGAAGCCGACCGGCGCGAAAGCGACTACGAAGCCGAGCGGGCGAACGAAGCCGACCGGCGCGAAAGCGAGAGCGCAGGAGAGGCCGAGAGCATGGGCGGCGAGGCGGAAGAGGACAGCGCGATCGGCTAG
- the aroA gene encoding 3-phosphoshikimate 1-carboxyvinyltransferase — MAPVTAEPRPWLAPSASGPVGATVRLPGSKSMTARALVLAALADGPSVVERPLRARDTQLMAAGLRALGVAIDAGDDERWLVEPGPLRGPARVDVGLAGTIMRFLPPAAALAEGIVEFDGDPHARNRPQRPIVEALRSLGVSIDASATGGLPLTVHGSGLVEGGEAVIDASGSSQFVSGLLLSAPRFTKGLVLRHEGPPVPSAPHLRMTTHMLRAAGVGVDESVPDVWVVEPGPISGRTWVIEPDLSGAAPFFAAAVVTGGAVTLGGWPAESWQPVGRLSELLTALGAEVTQSADGLTVRGTGQIHGITADLSEVSELTPVLAGLAALADGPSELRGVEHIRGHETDRIAALAAELTKAGAGVTEFRDGLRIEPRPLRGSTWETYADHRMAHAAAVIGLAVPGITLTDVGCTSKTLPEFPELWAGLVARS, encoded by the coding sequence ATGGCCCCCGTGACAGCAGAACCCCGCCCTTGGCTCGCCCCGTCCGCGTCCGGCCCGGTCGGCGCCACCGTGCGGCTGCCGGGCTCCAAGTCGATGACCGCCCGCGCGCTCGTGCTGGCCGCCCTGGCCGACGGGCCGTCGGTGGTCGAGCGGCCCCTGCGGGCCCGCGACACCCAGCTGATGGCGGCCGGCCTGCGTGCGCTCGGCGTCGCGATCGACGCCGGCGACGACGAGCGGTGGCTGGTCGAGCCGGGTCCGCTGCGCGGTCCGGCCCGGGTCGACGTGGGCCTGGCCGGCACGATCATGCGGTTCCTGCCGCCGGCGGCCGCGCTGGCCGAGGGCATTGTCGAGTTCGACGGCGACCCGCATGCGCGCAACCGGCCGCAGCGCCCGATCGTCGAGGCGCTGCGGTCGCTCGGCGTGTCGATCGACGCCTCGGCCACCGGCGGGCTGCCGCTCACCGTGCACGGCAGCGGGCTGGTCGAGGGGGGCGAGGCCGTGATCGACGCGTCCGGGTCCAGCCAGTTCGTCTCGGGGCTGCTGCTGTCCGCGCCGCGCTTCACCAAGGGGCTCGTGCTGCGTCACGAGGGCCCGCCGGTGCCGTCCGCGCCGCATCTGCGCATGACCACCCACATGCTGCGGGCGGCCGGTGTGGGGGTCGACGAGTCGGTGCCCGACGTCTGGGTGGTCGAGCCGGGGCCGATCAGCGGCCGCACGTGGGTGATCGAGCCCGACCTGTCCGGCGCCGCGCCGTTCTTCGCCGCCGCCGTCGTCACCGGTGGCGCCGTCACGCTGGGCGGCTGGCCGGCCGAGAGCTGGCAGCCGGTGGGCCGCCTGTCCGAGCTGCTGACCGCGCTCGGGGCCGAGGTCACCCAGTCGGCCGACGGTCTCACCGTCCGCGGCACCGGGCAGATCCACGGCATCACGGCCGACCTGTCCGAGGTCAGTGAGCTGACGCCGGTGCTGGCCGGGCTGGCCGCGCTGGCCGACGGGCCGTCCGAGCTGCGCGGGGTCGAGCACATCCGTGGCCACGAAACCGACCGCATCGCCGCGCTGGCGGCCGAGCTGACCAAGGCCGGCGCCGGGGTCACCGAGTTCCGTGACGGTCTGCGCATCGAGCCGCGCCCCCTGCGGGGAAGCACCTGGGAGACGTACGCGGATCATCGAATGGCGCACGCCGCCGCGGTTATCGGACTCGCCGTCCCGGGCATCACTCTGACCGACGTAGGTTGTACGTCGAAGACGTTGCCCGAGTTCCCCGAACTCTGGGCGGGACTCGTGGCGAGGAGTTAG
- a CDS encoding SOS response-associated peptidase, with protein sequence MCGRYATTRSEADLEDLFEAVSVAEQTAPSWNVAPTDPVPVIRVSATHEARVVDRARWGLVPPWAKDLRTGARMINARAETVATSRAFAPSFARRRCLVPADGWFEWVERKPHYMTPADGSVLAFAGIWTTWGPDAVLTCSVLTTAAVGGLARIHDRMPLILPASRWPTWLAGGGDPAELLTPLSPAELEAIEIRPVRPEVGNVRNNGPHLLEPPASPEVTPATLF encoded by the coding sequence ATGTGCGGGCGTTATGCGACCACCAGGAGCGAGGCCGACCTGGAAGACCTGTTCGAGGCCGTGAGTGTGGCCGAGCAGACGGCCCCGAGCTGGAACGTGGCGCCGACGGATCCCGTCCCGGTGATCCGCGTGTCGGCCACGCACGAGGCCCGGGTCGTCGACCGGGCACGCTGGGGCCTGGTGCCACCCTGGGCCAAGGACCTTCGCACCGGCGCCCGCATGATCAACGCCCGCGCCGAGACCGTGGCGACCTCGCGGGCGTTCGCCCCGTCCTTCGCCCGCCGCCGCTGCCTCGTACCCGCCGACGGCTGGTTCGAGTGGGTGGAGCGCAAACCGCACTACATGACCCCGGCCGACGGCTCGGTGCTGGCCTTCGCCGGCATCTGGACGACGTGGGGCCCCGACGCGGTGCTGACCTGCAGCGTCCTCACGACGGCGGCGGTGGGCGGCCTGGCCCGCATCCACGACCGCATGCCGCTGATCCTGCCCGCCTCCCGCTGGCCCACCTGGCTGGCCGGTGGCGGCGACCCGGCGGAACTGCTGACCCCGCTCAGCCCGGCCGAACTGGAAGCCATCGAGATCCGGCCGGTCCGCCCCGAAGTCGGCAACGTCCGCAACAACGGGCCGCATCTGCTGGAACCCCCAGCCAGCCCTGAGGTCACCCCCGCCACCCTCTTCTGA
- a CDS encoding WhiB family transcriptional regulator, producing MTRARMPRPHEVAIARRDPRLLEAISERRSDEAWRTRGACRSVDPETFFPAPNEPSEGAVSLCGSCTVQGPCLAWALQVGDCHGVWGGTTPRERRAMLVAWRERVGPNGETVDDETDEEDRRLLSLTPISR from the coding sequence ATGACACGGGCTCGTATGCCGCGTCCACATGAGGTAGCCATCGCGCGGAGGGATCCGCGCCTGCTCGAAGCGATCAGCGAACGTCGCAGCGACGAGGCTTGGCGGACCCGCGGCGCATGCCGTTCGGTCGATCCGGAGACGTTCTTTCCGGCGCCAAATGAACCGTCCGAAGGTGCGGTTTCGCTGTGCGGCTCATGCACAGTCCAAGGGCCGTGCCTGGCCTGGGCGTTGCAGGTCGGCGACTGTCACGGTGTCTGGGGCGGGACGACCCCGCGCGAACGCCGGGCGATGCTGGTGGCCTGGCGCGAACGCGTCGGTCCCAACGGCGAGACCGTCGACGACGAAACCGACGAAGAAGACCGCAGGTTGCTCAGCCTTACACCGATCAGCCGCTGA
- a CDS encoding alpha/beta hydrolase family protein, whose protein sequence is MTEIETPRGPAQVRISEPAGNPVSTLMLGHGAGGGVDAPDLQAVHDAAVAAGVRVVLVTQPYRVAGRRAPAPAAQLDEAWSVVAAAVRGEAPLIVGGRSSGARVACRTAAQLGAVGVLALAFPLHPPGKPEKSRAAELPTEVPTVVLNGDRDAFGVPTGSGLVEVLVRPGATHDLRKGVAETATLAVGWLRRHGWAT, encoded by the coding sequence GTGACCGAGATCGAGACGCCCCGCGGCCCGGCCCAGGTGCGCATCAGTGAGCCCGCCGGCAACCCTGTCAGCACGTTGATGCTCGGGCACGGTGCCGGCGGTGGGGTCGACGCGCCCGACCTCCAGGCCGTGCACGATGCCGCGGTGGCCGCCGGCGTACGGGTCGTGCTGGTGACGCAGCCCTACCGCGTGGCCGGTCGGCGTGCGCCCGCTCCGGCCGCCCAGCTCGATGAGGCCTGGTCGGTCGTGGCGGCAGCCGTACGGGGAGAGGCTCCTTTGATCGTGGGCGGGCGGTCGAGCGGGGCGCGCGTGGCGTGCCGGACGGCAGCGCAGCTGGGGGCCGTGGGGGTGCTGGCACTGGCTTTCCCGTTGCATCCGCCGGGCAAGCCCGAGAAGAGCCGGGCCGCCGAGTTGCCCACCGAGGTGCCGACGGTCGTGCTCAACGGGGACCGGGACGCGTTCGGGGTGCCCACCGGCTCGGGCCTCGTCGAGGTGCTGGTGCGGCCGGGCGCGACTCACGACCTGCGTAAAGGTGTCGCCGAGACGGCCACGCTGGCGGTGGGGTGGCTGCGGCGGCACGGGTGGGCCACGTGA